CGCACGGAGCGGCCAAGCCCCTGCCCCTCGCCGAACAGCCGATCGGCGAGACCGCGGGTGATCAGGGCACTGCGCCCCGACATCTCATCGCCACCGATCTTGCCGAACGGAAGGTCGATGCGCTCCTCCGGCAGAAAATCGCGCCCCTCGACCACTTCCAGCCCCAGCGCCTGCACCAGGTTGTGATGCAGGTAGAAACTGCCCTCTATGGCGTCGCCATCGTCCTGCTCCGGCCGCAATCGGCTCCTGAACTGGAATTTTCCGTCATACGGCAGGCCGCCGACGCTCACCGCGCGAACGCCGGGAATCTGCTGCAGTGCGCGGCTGGCGCCGTCGATCTGCGTCTTCGGGAAACCGCCGAAATTGATCAGCCCGTTGACCAGCACCACCTCGTCGGCGGCAACACCGTCCGACAACAGCATCGGCGCCAGCTTGTTCTGGAGCAGGAACAGCGCATTGGTCACCACCGCGCAGGCAAATGCGACCTCGATCGCCAACAGCAGGGCCATGAACTTGTTCCGGCGCAGGCTCGACAAAAGCTGGGATAGAGACATGGCTACAGACTCTTGACCTGGATCGCCGGGGCCACCCGGCACGCACGCCAGGCCGGCAGGCCACCGACGACCGCCGTGACCAACACCGCCAGCACCAGCAACTCAAGGAACAGCCAGGGATCGATCTCGGCCATGAAGGCATAGGCCACCGGCTGCTGTCGGATCACCCACAGGCCGAGCGCCACCAGCGGCAAGGCGCAGACGCTGCCGAGCAGGCCAAGCAGGCCCGCCTCGGCCAGGTATTGCACGAACACGGAGCGCCGCGTCGCACCCAGGGCACGGCGGATGCCGATTTCGGACGAACGCCGCAGGAACTTGGCGGACAGCAAACCGGCCGCGTTGGCCAGACACACCGCGAACAGCGAGAACGCGATCCAGACGCCGAGACGCACGTCGTCCGGCACCACCTTGTGTGCCTCCAGCCATTCATTGACCGTGGACAGCTTCACGTTGGGCGCGCGTTCGAAGCGGCCGAGCGCCTGTTGTTCGCGCGAATCGGCCAACAGATAGTCGCGATACGACTGCACCGCGGCGGCGCTCTCGAATTCCACCCAATACGCCAGCCAGCGACAGCGATCCGGGTCCGGGCTTTGCATGTTCAGTGCGGAGCGGCCGTTGCAGTTGATCTGCCCCACTGGCGAAAAGCCCAACTCGTTCGCAGTCTGCACCGGCACGAAGATCTGCTCGCCCTCGTCGCCATAGACGAAGGAGGACAGCAGGAAGAAATGCGGCCTCGGATTCCAGCGCGCGCTGATGCCGGCGACACGAAAGGTCTCGCCATTGACCTCCACGGTTTCGCCGACGCTGTTGCGGCCATCGAACAGGGTCTGATTGAGTTCGGCCGAGATCACGACCACGCGCGCCCTCGCCTGTTCGTCGGCCGCGGTCCAGGGCCCGCCGTAGAGGAACCGAACGCCGAACATCGGGAACAGGTCAGCCGTGGCCATCAGTCCGATCTCTCCGTCCTTGGATGCCTGTCCGCTACGAATCGAGAACAGTGCGTTGACCATCAAGGCCTGACGCTGGGCACGGCGCGCATCGAGCAGACGCAGGCCGTCGCTCATCCCGATCAGGTCGGGCGGCTCCGGCGACGTCGAATCCTCGGTCGGGGCTGGCGCTTCCCGCGAATCGATCTGCACCGCGTAAACCTGACCGCTGCGATCCGGCAGTGGGTCGCTCGACAACAACAGGAACAGCGCCAGCGCGGTCATGGTGGCGCCGACGCCCAAGGCCAGGGTCAGCACGATCAGACCGGCAATCGCCGGATTTCGGCGGATGCCGAGCCAGGCCAGTTGCAGACTGTAGGACATGCGTATCACCCGCCCCGCGTGGCCATCGCCGGCGGCACGCGCGTGGCTCGCAGTGCCGGGTGCAGCACCGAAAGCTGTCCCAGCAGCCACAGGCTCAGCGCGCCGATCGGCAGGTAGTACGCCGGCAGTCGCGGCAATTCGTAGTGCTGCATCAACCAGGCGTTGATACCGTAGGCCGCGAACATGCCGGCCAGGATTCCGGCGCTGACGATCAGGAAATTCTCAAGCTGGAAATAGCGCAGGATGTTGCTGCGCGTGGCGCCGAGCGCACGGCGGATGCCGATGTGGCGCTGGCGGCGTTGCACCCAGAAACTGGCCAGTCCGACGATACCCAGCGCCGTGACCACCAGCAGCGCCGCGATCACGGTCATCAACAGCACGGCCATGACACGGTCCTGGCGGAAATATTCCTCGCGCAATTGGGTGAAGGTTTCCGCACCGCGCACGATGCGGTTTGGCTGCAAGGCTTTCAATTTGGCCGTGGCGCTCTCGATCACCGCGTCCGGGCTGATGCCCTGGACACGCAATACGTACTGGGTTCCAGGTGCGCCCCGCGTCGGAAAGATCACGCAGTCGTGGGCGGTGCTGTCGTCCCAGATCGAGGGCCGCACCAGTGTTTCGACCACGCCGATGACGCGCAGCGGATCGCTGCCGCCCATGTAGATGGCCTGGTTCAGAGGCGGTTCGCCGGGCCAGAGGCGATTCGCCAACGTCCGGGTGATGATGATCGAACTGGGCGTCACGGCACCGCTGGCCACGTCGTCGAAGTCGTAGTACTCGTCCGGCGAGAAGTCACGGCCTGCGACCAGCTTCAGGCCGAAGGTGGAGACCATGTCGCCGCCGTCGTAGTACGTGGTGGCATTGACCACCGAGTTCTGCTGATCGGGCGAGGTGCGCACCCCGGAATTCCACGACGATTGCCCGAATGGCACCTGCTGCGTGGCGGTCACCGAGACCACGCCGGGAATGCCGCGCAGCCCCGCAATGTCCTCGCGAATCCTCGCCATCTTGTCTTCGTCATCGTCGAGGCTGGCGGCGCGAATGCGCAGCAATTCGCTTTCCGCGACGCCGCTGAGCATCTGGCTGCGCTCCAGACGGCTGACAATCAGGAAGGTGGCGTTGCAGATGATCGCGCAGGCCAGCGCAATCTCAAAGGCGATCAGCAGCGCCGCGGTCTTCTGGTGACGCAGGGCCTTGAGTATCGGTTGGATATCCATGTTCACTCGCTCTTGAGCTGTAGCGCCGGCGGCACGCGGCAGGCCTGCCAGGCCGGCAGCAGACCGGCGATGAGGCTGGCGACCACCGCCATCAACACCGCGGCGCAGAACATCAGGCCGTTGAGGTGCGCAAGCTCCGCATAGTCCACCGGCTGCATGCGCACGGCGGCGAGCCCGGCCAGCGACAGCGCCAGACCCAGCAGCGCCCCGGCCGCCCCCACGGCCCCGGCTTCAAGCAGGAACTGAGAGAAGATCGAGGCGCGCGGTGCGCCTAGCGCCCGCCGCACGGCCACTTCATTGCTGCGACGCAGGAACTTGGCCAGCATCAGTCCCACGGTGTTGACGATGCACACCACCAGGAAACCGAGCGCGATCCAGGATTGCAGGCGCACGTCCTCGGGCACGACCTTCTGATAGTCCAGCCATTGCATCAGGCTACGCAGCCGCACGTTGACGGGCCGCTCGAAGCGCCCGAGCCGCCGCTGCTCCTCGCTGTAGCTCGTCAGGAAATTCAGGTAATCCTTCTGCTTTTCGGCCGAGTCGAGCTCCACCCAGTACTGCAGCCACATGCAGCTTCCGGAGGTCAGCGCCTGCACCGGCGAGAGCCGCTCGTCCCCGAAGCAGTTCATCGTGCCGTTGCGCCCCATTTCCAGTTGGATGGCCGTTTCCAGCGGGACGAAGGCCTCTTCGGAATCGGAATAGTTGCCGGTATTGAGGTCGTAGAAATGCGGGTTCGGGCGCCATTCGTCGATCACGCCGACGATGCGGAAGTCCTGATTGTTGAGGCGCAGCGTGCGGTCCACGCTGTTGCCGCCGTCGAACAGCTTGTCGTTGAGGCGGCGCGAGATCACCACTACGCGCGCACGCGCCTCATCGTCCGCGGCGGTCCAGCCGCTACCGTGCAAGAACGGAACCTCGAACATCGCAAAAAAATCGGCCGAGGTGTAGCGCAGATCCAGCAGGTACGGATCGATCCCCGCCTTGTCCGGAATGACCGCTGCGCCGCCACCGGTCATCACCGCCTGACGGTCGGCGCGGCCCGCGTTCAGCAGGTTCTTGGCGTCCAGATAGCTGATGACATCGGGCGGTTCCTCGCCCGGCTGATAGCCCAGCGAATCCTGCGGATCGATCTGCGGATAGAACAGCGTGTCGCTCTTGCCGGGCAAGGGATCGCCGGACAGCACCTGCAGCACCGTCAGCGTGGTCACGCTGGCGCCGATGCCGATGCCGATCGCCAGCACCATCAGCGCCGTGAGTCCGGGGTTGCGTTTCAGGCCGCGCGCGGCGAGCCAGGCGTAGTAGCGGAACATGCGATGCCGACCTC
The genomic region above belongs to Gammaproteobacteria bacterium and contains:
- a CDS encoding ABC transporter permease translates to MFRYYAWLAARGLKRNPGLTALMVLAIGIGIGASVTTLTVLQVLSGDPLPGKSDTLFYPQIDPQDSLGYQPGEEPPDVISYLDAKNLLNAGRADRQAVMTGGGAAVIPDKAGIDPYLLDLRYTSADFFAMFEVPFLHGSGWTAADDEARARVVVISRRLNDKLFDGGNSVDRTLRLNNQDFRIVGVIDEWRPNPHFYDLNTGNYSDSEEAFVPLETAIQLEMGRNGTMNCFGDERLSPVQALTSGSCMWLQYWVELDSAEKQKDYLNFLTSYSEEQRRLGRFERPVNVRLRSLMQWLDYQKVVPEDVRLQSWIALGFLVVCIVNTVGLMLAKFLRRSNEVAVRRALGAPRASIFSQFLLEAGAVGAAGALLGLALSLAGLAAVRMQPVDYAELAHLNGLMFCAAVLMAVVASLIAGLLPAWQACRVPPALQLKSE
- a CDS encoding ABC transporter permease gives rise to the protein MDIQPILKALRHQKTAALLIAFEIALACAIICNATFLIVSRLERSQMLSGVAESELLRIRAASLDDDEDKMARIREDIAGLRGIPGVVSVTATQQVPFGQSSWNSGVRTSPDQQNSVVNATTYYDGGDMVSTFGLKLVAGRDFSPDEYYDFDDVASGAVTPSSIIITRTLANRLWPGEPPLNQAIYMGGSDPLRVIGVVETLVRPSIWDDSTAHDCVIFPTRGAPGTQYVLRVQGISPDAVIESATAKLKALQPNRIVRGAETFTQLREEYFRQDRVMAVLLMTVIAALLVVTALGIVGLASFWVQRRQRHIGIRRALGATRSNILRYFQLENFLIVSAGILAGMFAAYGINAWLMQHYELPRLPAYYLPIGALSLWLLGQLSVLHPALRATRVPPAMATRGG
- a CDS encoding ABC transporter permease, with the translated sequence MSYSLQLAWLGIRRNPAIAGLIVLTLALGVGATMTALALFLLLSSDPLPDRSGQVYAVQIDSREAPAPTEDSTSPEPPDLIGMSDGLRLLDARRAQRQALMVNALFSIRSGQASKDGEIGLMATADLFPMFGVRFLYGGPWTAADEQARARVVVISAELNQTLFDGRNSVGETVEVNGETFRVAGISARWNPRPHFFLLSSFVYGDEGEQIFVPVQTANELGFSPVGQINCNGRSALNMQSPDPDRCRWLAYWVEFESAAAVQSYRDYLLADSREQQALGRFERAPNVKLSTVNEWLEAHKVVPDDVRLGVWIAFSLFAVCLANAAGLLSAKFLRRSSEIGIRRALGATRRSVFVQYLAEAGLLGLLGSVCALPLVALGLWVIRQQPVAYAFMAEIDPWLFLELLVLAVLVTAVVGGLPAWRACRVAPAIQVKSL